One stretch of Leptospira hartskeerlii DNA includes these proteins:
- a CDS encoding TIGR04452 family lipoprotein, translating into MKKIITLLLPLFLTFNCVLFDAIGLSYPDTVDGTEAKSIILTSAVIGSAVSGFEVLSILAPQLAKVEEDKYYNKADVDDCANEALIINLLTVDLGGFTCDLNPRPTIIPFIY; encoded by the coding sequence ATGAAAAAAATCATCACTCTTCTTCTGCCCCTGTTCTTAACGTTTAATTGTGTTCTATTTGATGCAATCGGTCTTTCCTATCCGGATACCGTAGACGGAACGGAAGCAAAAAGTATCATTCTGACAAGTGCAGTTATTGGATCCGCAGTAAGCGGCTTTGAAGTTCTTTCTATTCTTGCTCCTCAATTAGCAAAAGTAGAAGAAGATAAATACTATAACAAAGCTGATGTTGACGATTGTGCAAACGAAGCATTGATTATCAACTTACTCACAGTGGATTTAGGCGGTTTTACTTGCGACCTAAACCCTAGGCCGACGATCATTCCTTTTATCTACTGA
- the folK gene encoding 2-amino-4-hydroxy-6-hydroxymethyldihydropteridine diphosphokinase, whose translation MDKNNHIAFLCLGTNLGDRELYLSEAIQKISAHPEIQILKKGTALNTVALEVTDQPDFLNQLLQISTHLSPRELLGFLLGIENEMGRVRTRDKGPRVIDIDILSIDDMKIHEKGLHLPHHSLFTRPFILELLNELGEGSLIQAFGNPSEG comes from the coding sequence ATGGATAAAAATAATCACATCGCATTTTTATGCTTGGGAACCAATTTAGGAGATCGTGAATTATATCTTTCGGAAGCGATCCAAAAGATAAGCGCTCACCCTGAGATACAGATCCTAAAAAAAGGAACTGCTTTAAACACAGTAGCCTTAGAAGTTACGGATCAACCCGACTTTTTGAATCAACTTCTTCAGATATCTACTCATCTTTCTCCTAGAGAACTTTTGGGTTTTTTATTGGGCATTGAAAATGAAATGGGAAGGGTTCGCACAAGAGATAAAGGCCCTCGAGTAATTGATATAGATATTCTTTCCATCGATGATATGAAAATCCATGAGAAGGGTTTACATCTTCCTCATCATAGTCTGTTTACCCGTCCTTTTATATTAGAACTTTTAAATGAACTCGGAGAAGGTTCCCTGATCCAAGCTTTCGGGAATCCTTCGGAGGGATGA
- the panB gene encoding 3-methyl-2-oxobutanoate hydroxymethyltransferase, with product MRDVSKVFPRGPKPVDKKITVLTCYDFMFARILEESGVDCILVGDTLGVVYQGQPTTLPVTLDEMIYHAKAVRRGAPNTFVVVDLPFLSYQVSLEEGIRSAGKVMKESGCDAVKFEGGSPEILELIYKLERIGIPVMGHIGLTPQSVNVFGGHKIQGKAEEDKARLISEAKGISDAGAFSIVFELIPSALAKEISESVPIPTIGIGAGAATDGQVLVIYDFLGLNKGFKPKFLKTFLNGYDDVSGAVKNYIQEVRNGSFPGPEHSH from the coding sequence ATGAGAGATGTTAGCAAAGTATTTCCAAGAGGACCAAAACCTGTAGATAAAAAGATCACAGTATTGACCTGCTATGATTTTATGTTCGCAAGGATCTTAGAAGAATCGGGTGTAGATTGTATTCTAGTCGGGGACACTCTGGGTGTAGTTTACCAAGGCCAACCTACAACCTTGCCGGTCACCTTGGATGAAATGATCTATCATGCAAAGGCCGTTAGAAGGGGTGCCCCCAATACTTTCGTAGTCGTGGACCTTCCGTTTCTAAGCTATCAGGTTTCTTTGGAAGAAGGCATCCGCTCTGCAGGAAAAGTAATGAAAGAAAGCGGATGTGATGCGGTAAAATTCGAAGGTGGCAGTCCCGAGATCCTAGAACTTATATATAAATTAGAACGGATCGGCATCCCCGTTATGGGACATATAGGTCTTACTCCTCAATCGGTGAACGTTTTCGGAGGACATAAAATCCAAGGAAAAGCGGAAGAAGATAAGGCCAGATTGATAAGCGAAGCAAAAGGTATCTCCGACGCTGGAGCCTTCTCCATTGTTTTCGAACTGATCCCTTCTGCTCTTGCTAAGGAAATTTCCGAATCTGTCCCAATTCCTACGATCGGGATAGGAGCTGGAGCAGCGACCGATGGACAGGTGCTGGTAATTTACGATTTTCTTGGATTGAACAAGGGCTTTAAGCCTAAGTTCTTAAAAACTTTCCTGAATGGATACGATGACGTCTCTGGCGCAGTCAAAAATTATATTCAGGAAGTGAGAAATGGAAGTTTTCCAGGGCCGGAACATTCTCATTAA
- a CDS encoding Hpt domain-containing protein — MLVDWSRLDSLKQGDDEDDIIWLEEMVRSLRKNMNSRLENIKSFTDEKKSVELQAELHQTKGVAANFGLAAVQKNVTEAELKLKEGNLEACLALCQELPSLWEQTKKELAPKFPE; from the coding sequence ATGTTAGTGGATTGGTCTCGTCTAGATTCCCTAAAACAAGGCGATGATGAGGATGATATTATTTGGCTGGAAGAAATGGTACGTTCTTTGCGTAAGAATATGAACAGCCGTTTAGAAAATATCAAAAGTTTCACTGACGAAAAGAAAAGTGTAGAACTCCAAGCAGAATTACACCAGACAAAAGGTGTTGCAGCGAATTTCGGACTCGCGGCGGTTCAGAAGAATGTTACTGAGGCTGAACTAAAATTGAAGGAAGGAAACTTAGAAGCTTGTCTAGCTCTTTGTCAGGAACTTCCGAGTCTTTGGGAGCAAACCAAAAAAGAATTAGCCCCCAAATTTCCGGAATAA
- a CDS encoding N-acetylneuraminate synthase family protein produces the protein MDIVELEKGYPETEAKIKALASECGNATEIIRGAVVSDTIHFIGDTRKISDKEGYVKELPGVTRIWNVSLPYKNIARTAAGKNGEVVHRENRIVEVHGKDGLVRKFGTGKHIFLVGPDSPQTYEQTVTIAKQAVEIGKKFGILDRIIFRGGAFKPRTRPTDWRGMGWDGIKLLDRVKEETGLPYVTEVMDHTMAEEVSKHADMIQIGTRNAQDFELLEAVGRTGKPVILKRGFGNEAIEWFSAAEYIANQGNLNIVLCERGVKTLFIKEGYCRNTPDLNVITHAKNQTILPVIFDPSHVAGDDKIVVSNLLASLPFNPDGSITETLHVEEFRKEQMCDAAQALLMSLYEKTVEAILTYEEKIKPLTDKVDSYFLERKGKK, from the coding sequence GTGGACATAGTCGAACTGGAGAAGGGATATCCGGAAACCGAAGCAAAAATAAAGGCTTTGGCATCCGAATGTGGGAACGCCACCGAGATCATTCGCGGAGCGGTTGTATCCGATACCATTCATTTTATCGGGGATACCCGTAAGATCTCCGACAAGGAAGGTTATGTAAAAGAACTTCCTGGTGTGACTAGAATTTGGAACGTATCATTGCCTTATAAAAATATTGCCCGTACTGCTGCCGGTAAAAACGGAGAAGTAGTCCATCGTGAAAACCGAATTGTAGAAGTTCATGGAAAAGACGGATTAGTTCGTAAGTTCGGAACAGGAAAACATATTTTCCTCGTCGGTCCGGATTCTCCTCAGACTTACGAGCAAACTGTCACTATCGCAAAACAAGCCGTGGAGATTGGAAAAAAATTCGGGATCTTAGATCGTATCATCTTTAGAGGTGGAGCATTCAAACCTAGGACTCGTCCGACTGATTGGAGAGGAATGGGTTGGGACGGTATCAAATTACTCGATAGAGTAAAAGAAGAGACCGGACTTCCTTACGTAACGGAAGTTATGGACCACACCATGGCGGAAGAAGTTTCCAAGCATGCTGACATGATCCAGATCGGAACAAGAAACGCTCAAGACTTCGAACTTTTAGAAGCGGTTGGTCGCACTGGCAAACCTGTGATCTTAAAAAGAGGTTTCGGTAACGAGGCTATCGAGTGGTTCTCTGCTGCAGAATATATTGCTAATCAAGGAAATTTGAATATTGTTCTTTGTGAAAGAGGAGTGAAAACTCTTTTCATTAAAGAAGGATATTGCCGTAACACTCCGGATTTAAACGTGATCACTCACGCTAAGAATCAGACAATTCTTCCTGTGATCTTTGATCCAAGCCACGTTGCCGGTGACGATAAGATTGTAGTTTCGAATTTGTTGGCTTCTCTTCCGTTCAATCCTGACGGATCTATTACTGAAACCTTACATGTAGAAGAATTCCGTAAAGAGCAGATGTGTGATGCGGCTCAGGCGCTTCTAATGTCTCTCTATGAAAAAACGGTAGAAGCTATTTTAACTTATGAGGAAAAAATCAAACCTCTAACGGATAAGGTAGATTCTTATTTTTTGGAACGTAAGGGAAAAAAGTAA
- the zapE gene encoding AFG1/ZapE family ATPase: MNLKNLTPIREGSPSCKFCAGVGFLLEENVKNSTSGVLLLCSCVGESCPCGGKAPYMVYDESQNRMLPCVCHNARMELGKVEYLVKKAGIPSRYRYRTLDRMELNVDAPGKGGFIIAHNWAHDLIKDWGKENKKLEGLYLWGGTGSGKTLLACAILNELIFNYGTECKYAKINRDFLSTIRDSYQKESELHGMEQTIKKQFTDVEVLVLDDFGANKESDWANSQLYDLIDTRYEEEKLTILTSNIPPTDWKDKAEGRIFSRLMEMAHPLHLDCPDYRLSHSAFGTH, from the coding sequence ATGAATTTAAAGAATTTAACCCCGATCCGAGAAGGTTCTCCCAGCTGTAAATTCTGCGCGGGAGTCGGATTTCTTTTGGAAGAGAACGTAAAGAATTCCACCTCTGGAGTTCTGTTACTTTGCTCCTGCGTAGGAGAGTCCTGCCCTTGTGGTGGCAAAGCTCCTTATATGGTCTATGACGAAAGTCAAAATAGGATGTTACCTTGTGTCTGTCATAACGCTAGAATGGAGTTAGGCAAGGTAGAATATTTGGTGAAGAAGGCGGGCATCCCTTCCAGATACAGATACAGAACTCTGGATAGAATGGAATTGAATGTAGATGCTCCCGGGAAAGGCGGATTTATTATCGCACACAACTGGGCTCATGATTTGATTAAAGATTGGGGCAAGGAGAATAAAAAATTAGAAGGTCTGTATCTCTGGGGAGGAACAGGTTCCGGCAAAACATTACTAGCCTGTGCAATCTTAAACGAACTTATTTTTAATTACGGGACCGAATGCAAATACGCAAAGATCAATCGGGACTTTCTTTCTACCATTCGTGATAGTTATCAAAAAGAAAGTGAACTCCATGGAATGGAACAGACTATTAAAAAACAATTCACCGATGTGGAAGTTTTGGTCTTAGACGATTTCGGAGCGAACAAAGAATCCGATTGGGCTAACTCCCAATTATACGACTTAATAGATACTAGATACGAAGAAGAAAAATTAACCATTCTTACTTCTAATATTCCTCCTACAGACTGGAAAGATAAAGCGGAAGGAAGGATTTTTTCTAGATTAATGGAAATGGCGCATCCTCTTCATTTAGATTGTCCGGATTATCGTCTAAGTCATAGCGCTTTCGGAACTCATTGA
- a CDS encoding M15 family metallopeptidase yields the protein MPFLFRCLVLVLIFGTFSLISQTTDETYQGVSEISYLIGDFPKEKALVSFTNPGDPRQFFLRKETKAAFIKLKEEYKKDHPQERQEPFIVSAHRSFSDQKSIWEDKYSGKKKMRESVKDKTPSQIISLILEFSSAPGTSRHHWGTDIDINALENSYFENGGRGETFYNWMKKNAHRFGFCQPYSSKSERGGKGYNEEKWHWSYAPLSNKFQRAWVDAYKKGKLNFKGKFQGSDFLGDLPLEYVTSINPDCARID from the coding sequence ATGCCGTTCCTATTCCGATGTTTAGTACTTGTTCTGATTTTCGGTACCTTCTCCTTAATTTCCCAAACGACAGACGAAACCTATCAAGGTGTTTCGGAAATTTCTTACCTGATCGGAGACTTTCCTAAGGAGAAAGCACTTGTATCTTTTACAAATCCTGGAGATCCAAGACAGTTTTTCCTAAGAAAAGAAACCAAGGCTGCATTTATAAAATTAAAAGAAGAATATAAAAAAGACCACCCGCAAGAAAGGCAAGAGCCATTTATAGTCTCCGCTCATAGATCTTTTTCGGATCAAAAATCCATCTGGGAAGATAAGTATTCCGGAAAGAAGAAGATGAGAGAATCCGTAAAAGACAAAACTCCTTCTCAAATCATCTCCTTAATTTTAGAATTTTCCAGCGCCCCTGGCACTTCCCGCCATCACTGGGGGACTGACATTGATATCAATGCCTTGGAAAACTCCTATTTCGAAAATGGAGGAAGAGGAGAAACATTCTATAATTGGATGAAGAAAAATGCTCATAGGTTCGGATTCTGCCAGCCTTATTCTTCCAAATCAGAAAGAGGCGGAAAAGGTTATAATGAAGAGAAATGGCATTGGTCTTATGCTCCTCTCTCTAATAAATTTCAAAGAGCATGGGTGGATGCTTATAAAAAGGGAAAATTGAATTTTAAAGGGAAATTCCAGGGATCCGACTTTTTAGGAGACTTACCCCTGGAATACGTAACTTCTATCAATCCGGATTGCGCCAGGATAGATTGA
- the lpxA gene encoding acyl-ACP--UDP-N-acetylglucosamine O-acyltransferase, producing the protein MKIHPTAIVDSKAELHESVEVGAYTIIEKDVVIGEGTVIETGARIFAGTKFGKFNKVHHGAVIGVGPQDLGFDPSTPSKTIIGDNNTFKEYSNIHKGTKVDSPTIIGNRNYVMGNAHVGHDCILGDDNILTHGLVLAGHVTVGNKAFISGLVAVHQFCFVGDYAMIAGCSKVVQDVPPFATADGNPCTIIGLNTVGLKRGGFSPETRSAIKNAYKVIYHSGMNYRAALDQLEKESGHPPEVLQIIKFFRDSDRGVMNHR; encoded by the coding sequence ATGAAAATTCACCCAACAGCCATCGTCGATTCGAAAGCGGAACTACACGAGTCCGTCGAAGTCGGTGCGTATACAATTATAGAAAAAGATGTGGTAATCGGCGAAGGAACCGTAATCGAAACCGGAGCCCGAATTTTCGCAGGTACTAAATTCGGCAAATTTAACAAAGTCCATCATGGAGCGGTTATCGGAGTAGGTCCTCAGGATCTAGGCTTTGATCCGAGCACTCCGAGCAAAACGATCATCGGAGATAATAATACGTTTAAGGAATATTCCAATATTCACAAGGGAACCAAGGTGGATTCTCCGACTATTATTGGAAATAGGAATTACGTGATGGGAAATGCTCACGTAGGTCACGACTGTATTTTAGGAGATGATAATATTCTAACGCATGGTCTTGTTTTAGCGGGACACGTTACCGTCGGTAATAAGGCATTCATTTCCGGTTTAGTGGCAGTTCACCAATTTTGTTTTGTGGGCGATTATGCAATGATAGCCGGTTGTTCCAAAGTTGTACAAGACGTTCCTCCTTTTGCTACTGCGGACGGAAATCCCTGCACGATCATCGGTTTAAATACTGTAGGTCTGAAAAGGGGAGGATTTTCTCCCGAGACCAGATCTGCGATCAAGAACGCATACAAAGTAATTTATCATTCCGGTATGAATTATAGAGCAGCTTTGGATCAATTAGAGAAGGAGTCAGGTCATCCACCTGAAGTTCTGCAGATCATCAAGTTCTTTAGAGATAGTGATCGTGGAGTAATGAATCACAGATAA